One window from the genome of Vibrio sp. VB16 encodes:
- a CDS encoding phosphatase, giving the protein MKFEVDTHTHTYASGHAYSTLIENAKVANENGLKIFCTTDHAETMPGAPHYWFFANQRILPRFLSDVGVVRGIESNILNVSGEVDINPTLDEKLDWVIASFHEPVYPPQDKAIHTETLINVIKSGRVDALGHLGNPNFDFDFHKVLTCAKEHNVAIEINNSSLRGHSRVGSVDRCYEIALVAKEVGTYITTGSDAHFCVDIGILEKASDLLDRADIPATQVITHTARQFLDFLGLRNRQTIVEFENL; this is encoded by the coding sequence ATGAAGTTTGAAGTTGATACACATACTCATACCTATGCAAGTGGACATGCATATAGCACCTTAATTGAGAATGCGAAGGTGGCAAATGAGAATGGATTGAAAATTTTTTGTACGACTGATCACGCAGAAACGATGCCCGGAGCCCCTCACTATTGGTTTTTTGCTAATCAACGAATTCTACCTCGCTTTTTATCTGATGTTGGTGTCGTTCGAGGGATTGAATCGAATATTCTGAATGTATCTGGTGAAGTAGATATAAATCCAACACTCGATGAAAAGCTAGATTGGGTTATCGCGAGCTTCCATGAACCGGTATACCCACCTCAAGACAAAGCCATTCACACTGAGACGTTAATTAACGTGATAAAGAGTGGTCGGGTGGATGCATTGGGTCATTTAGGTAACCCAAACTTTGATTTCGATTTTCATAAAGTATTAACGTGCGCCAAAGAACATAACGTGGCGATTGAAATTAATAACAGCTCGCTTAGGGGGCACAGCAGAGTCGGCAGTGTCGATCGCTGTTACGAAATAGCGTTAGTTGCGAAAGAAGTAGGCACTTACATTACCACGGGGTCAGATGCTCATTTTTGCGTGGATATTGGTATATTAGAAAAAGCCAGTGACCTGCTTGATAGAGCGGATATTCCTGCAACTCAAGTGATCACTCATACTGCCCGTCAGTTTTTAGATTTCCTTGGGCTTCGAAACAGGCAAACTATTGTCGAGTTTGAAAATCTATAA
- a CDS encoding DMT family transporter, with the protein MSSEYKPTIFMLVSTLSLSLSGVIAKYLTGQFSLVVLVFLRLFIPAIFMLFMMATTRFMFPQKNLTKSFIMRALCVAGCQMCFLYSLNTLTLVESVVLFAAGPLFIPIFEKILFGVKVQAVTKIGLVATFSGVLMLAGDVSSIALKPELLVGLCAAIFNAGSQLSLYRSTKGDMPAIAVNAWSFLFSSIVILPITLWYGVSDLDIQVLSEPVNHWAIWLAIVVLTFVIISNQVFRSKAYKLVDSSSRLAPLIFTNLIFTLVWQVTFFNETLTQEKLAGVSLIIMASVLQVLWPKMKGVWYKPKLKKASDA; encoded by the coding sequence ATGTCTAGTGAATATAAACCCACCATTTTTATGCTTGTATCTACGCTAAGCCTTTCATTATCCGGAGTTATTGCAAAATACCTAACGGGTCAGTTTAGTTTAGTTGTTTTAGTCTTTTTGCGTCTATTTATTCCCGCCATTTTTATGCTATTTATGATGGCAACAACACGATTTATGTTTCCTCAGAAAAACTTAACAAAATCGTTCATTATGCGCGCCTTGTGCGTTGCTGGCTGTCAGATGTGTTTTTTGTATTCACTAAACACTCTGACATTGGTAGAGAGTGTGGTGTTATTTGCGGCTGGGCCTTTGTTTATCCCTATATTTGAGAAAATACTTTTTGGTGTAAAGGTTCAAGCCGTGACCAAGATAGGATTAGTTGCCACGTTTTCTGGGGTGCTAATGCTAGCAGGGGATGTAAGCAGTATCGCTTTGAAGCCTGAGTTGTTGGTTGGATTATGTGCAGCGATATTTAATGCGGGATCTCAATTAAGTCTATATCGCTCAACTAAGGGGGATATGCCTGCTATCGCGGTTAATGCGTGGAGTTTTCTATTTAGCTCAATTGTGATTTTGCCGATAACCTTGTGGTATGGCGTATCCGATTTAGATATCCAAGTATTGTCTGAACCTGTAAACCATTGGGCTATTTGGTTAGCCATCGTGGTGCTTACATTTGTGATAATTAGCAATCAAGTTTTCCGCTCTAAGGCGTATAAATTGGTGGATAGTAGCTCTCGGTTGGCCCCATTGATATTCACAAATTTGATCTTCACTTTAGTTTGGCAAGTGACGTTTTTTAACGAGACACTAACACAAGAAAAACTGGCCGGTGTTTCACTTATTATAATGGCGAGTGTCTTGCAAGTTTTATGGCCAAAAATGAAGGGTGTTTGGTATAAGCCTAAGCTGAAAAAGGCATCTGACGCATAA